ATGATTCCACGGTGGTTTAATGAAAGGATTGTAATTGACGATTCCAAGGCAGGCGAAGCCACTTTCCGCATCAAAATCTACCGCCATCAACCCCTAAAAGAGTTTATCAACCAGATCAACAGCACGCGCACCGTTGTGCTGTATTATAAGGATGGCATCTTGCACTGCAGGTCCGTTTAAGGAACTTATGTTCAGCCATGGTCGTGTTTGAACAGTGGCAGTACCTCCGATGTGATGCTCGTTAATCAAGACGATGGCAGGTTGGTCAGAAGAACACAACCTGGAATTATTACTACCGCTATTTATGGATCATAGGCACCAGTTTTATAGGCATGGAAACAACCGTAAATATTGTCACCCTGAACGTTACCCCAATAGTTATTGTTTCCGAATAAGCAAGCTGGCAAGGCGATGCAGAATGCCTAAAAAAACTACAGTGATCCCAGTCTAACCGCTGGCGCATCTTCCTTTCCATTCTTGATAGCAATTGAAAAGGAATAGTAAACAGCCTAAGCCCGTTCAAAACGTGGTTTAATCCTAAATCATTGTACAGCAAGAGCAAAAAGCTCCATTTGGAATTTACTTTCATAAAACGGTTGGTTTAATAAACTGTCATACTACTTCTACTAAAGATGCATTTTCAATCAAAATGAGTTAATACCAATCAGTTTTATTATCATCATTAACATTTCTATAGCAAATAGTTATTCCTGGTCGAGTCTTCTGACTGACCAGAAAGGAAGGAGGACCGGAGGTTCTACAAACAATGCAGGTGCTCCGGTTGGGAAGAAGACATTAACTGGGTGGGAACACAGTCACCATATACTATCGGGATGGCATCTTGCATTGCAGATCAATATGACCCGCTGCAATATGTCCGCAGTAGAAATCATTAAATTGTAGGTAATTGGAGGTGATGGATTAGAGCTCCATTACCCGGGTAGTAATCTCCGGTAAGGATAGACGAAGGACTGCTTTTACGAGCTTGGCGTTGTACACTTTTCCTCCACTTACTACTGCCAGTCAATATATTTATTTATGATCCGCTTTGTATCCCTGATGGTTGTATCCCTTTTCTTGTATGGACAAGCATTCGCTCAGTGTAATGTAGATATGGACGAGGATGAATTTCAGCCCATATGCTACACCTGGTGGGGTATGTATGCAACAGAGCTTGCTCCGTGGGCTATCGAAGAGCCGGGCTGGTCCTACTCATGGTTACCAACAACGGGCTTGGATAATCCCAATATCCTGCATCCAATGGCAAATCCGATGACAACAACGACCTATACACTTACCGTTACTGCACCGGGATGCGGTACTTTTGTGGGGGGCACCAGCAGAGTAGAGGTGATGCCTGCTACACCAGCCATTACCCCCGCAGGACCTGTTACTTATACTTATATGGACACAAGCCTGCTGGTGCTAAAGTCCAACGCTCCATACGGAGGATGGTATAAAAATGATGTGTTAGTTCAAGGCTGCTGTAATGACTCCTTAATAGTGACCTATTCCACCAGCAGCAATGTGACCGACTACTATAGGTACTACTCCCCTTATAGCTGCGAAAGGTGGTCAAATATTGTAGAGGTGAACTATATAGGATGCGGCATATGCCGGGTTACACTACATGATACCCCGGCGGACGTGTCCGGTCAGAAAACTGACAAGGTGAAGGCAATTGGTGAATTGGCAAGTATAAAGTTGTTCCCCAACCCTGCCAGCACTCGCCTTACTATTTCCTGCAAAAACCCGATCCGTGAAGTAGAGATTATAAACATAGCTGGCGTTAGTGTAAAACGCATGCACGCAAATGGCAGCAGCCCGTATAGCTTTGGCATAGAAGATATTCCGAACGGGTACTATATATGTAGTATCAAACTGACCAGTGGGGTAAAGCAACTCCCCTTTATAGTAAAAAGGTAATATGCCTATTATTCCCTTATAGGTACGCTCAACTGACCCGCACGAAGATCAAGCTCACACAAGGTGTTCCAATACTTTCCTGTAATGTAAAAATTACCGGTTGCATGATTATAAGCGATACAATATATCAATCACTCTGTGTCTTCCAACACACAATAAATATCTTGTAGCTCATACCTCCTCAATCCTTCCCCCAAATCTATTATAGGAGCCGATGAATTTGTAGTTTCCATTACAGTAGCGCAAAAGAAGTCATCACCGGCTTCAAGTACCGTATCTATGACGTTAACACGAATAGACGCGTATTGCACAAAAGGATAATAGCTCTGGATGTAGGGAATTAAATAGCAATCAGTAGTGGAAATATTATAGGTGCTCCAACCATTGGTAAGAAGGACGTTCTTGAAGCAGTCTGTAATAGTGCGTTTCCCTAGTTTTTGTCCATTGCTAGCAACGGTTACTACGGAGATCCCCAAAGCAATGAGGAAGAGCAGTATATTGTATTTTTTCATAATTAAAAAAATTAGTGCGTATTTTCTGTCATATATGAACAAAAAACGTTTCAATAGCGTATTTTTTTACCCATCGCCAATGTCTATAACCGGTGCTTGTGAATCCTTCACTTCAATCAATGTGGCACAAAGGAAAAGTTGAGTACCACCTAAAGAAGAGTCAGGATTAATTTCTGCTGATGCATTTATTATAAATCGACACTTTCCAACTGCCGACAGAGCCGAAGAACATGAAGAATTTGTTAAGGCTACTGAATCTGTTCCATTTGTAAGTGTGATGTTGGAATAGCAACTAGTAACAACGTTTGTGCCTAGCGAACTGACTTTGCTCGCGACTGTAAACACAACTATGGTGAAGGCAGTCAGAAATAATACTGGTATGCGATATTTCGGGTCCTGGGGCATAGATTATAATTGACGAGTAACCATTTTATATCAAGTTACGACCCTTTACTGCTATTAGCCAGCAGTTTAAATGTAAAATATTCTCAGCCGTTGTTAGTCTTACAATTTAGGAAGCCGTTGTTGTGTCTTTTGAGCAATAACCTGCGCGCCAGAATAAAGCTAACAAGTGCACAGGTAGCTTTGGATATCGTCAATGATGAGTGTCACGATGTGTCAATAGGTTCTGACCAGCAATCTCACGCCAGGAGGTATATAATTAAATCGGCAATTCACCTCCCTAATTTACGCTGCTTTGCTCCGTTAGTTTCACCCCGACTTCAGTTGTTGGTCAGAACTTAGCGAAGCGATCTCACTGGCTTCGGCCAGTAACCACAAAAACGGCATCGGCGCAGGAAGTCCATAACTATGCGCCGCGGGTTCAACAAGTGAGAACCCTCTGGGACAAAATACAATATAAGTATGATTTCCTTCCTGGAATTGTCTTCTGACCGACCGGCTCCAGAAGAAGGATCAGTTGTGTTCTTTCCGTTCGGTCAGAAGACACGACCGGGGCATCCAGGTTGAACACCCAATTGACCAGTTATTTTTGCCGCTCGTCATAGAAACTCTCATTTTGCACGAATTTCATTCACCCTTTTACCCGGCTGAATTCTCTTAATTTAAGCAGCAAGGATGTAGTGAAGGCTCATTCAGCTGACTATCAATATACTATAAAGTAAAAATATAATTAAGTAATGATTATAACACAAAAAGCCTTTTTTTTCCTTCCGTTTATAGTACTTAGCCTTCCTATCCATGCTCAGGAGGCCAATTCATACACTATTACCGCACACATCGAAGGGGTGCCTGATGGCACCGAGTATTTCCTCCGTAAAAATAAAGAAGGCGGAGGGACTGATACGGTAGCCAGAGGTGCCGTAGTGAGCAACAGGCTACATATTACCGGAGCTGTTAGGGAGCCTGAGCTTCACTTTCTATTCCTGAAAGATCAAAAAGAGTATTTCCCCTTACTCCTGGAGAATGACAAGTTCAGCATACGAGGAGCTTTTACAGAATGGCCTAAGATAAAAGTAGATGGTCCTGCTCATAACAAAGAGTATCAGGAAATGAAAGCTGTTCTTAATGTGGATTTGGATAAAGCTAAGGAGCTGAAGGATGAGATTGCCAAATATTCCATGAATTTATCCGACACTGCACGATTGCGAAAACTTTACAAGGAAAGGGACTCAGTATTGAATCACTATTATGAAGTTTTACTTCCTACCGTTATAACAAAATACCCTAATAATGTTTATTCAGCTTTTCTAATCCATAAACAGCTAAAAACAAACGCGTCAGAGAAACTGAAATTTTTTAAAAAACTATCCTCCATTGTTCAGCAAAGCAAATACGGAAGGGAATTGTTGCAGGAAACCCAAATTCTAGTAAAGTCTGAAGTAGCGGGAGTAACCAATTCCGCTCCTGATTTTTCTCTACCGGCATTACAAACGGGCGAGTTGGTTTCTTTAAGGGAGTTTGCCTCTAGTAATAAGTACACGTATGTTGATTTTTGGGCTTCCTGGTGTAAACCGTGCAGGGCGCAGTTTCCAGAGTTAAAAGAGATATATAAGGAATATAGAAACAAGGGATTCAACGTGCTAGGTGTATCTATTGATAAGGATAAGGCCGCTTGGAAAAAAGCCGTAAAGGAGGAGGGGTTGGTTTGGATAAATGTATCGGACTTGAAGGGAAGCAAATCGGAGGTAAGCATCCTTTACGCATTGTCCTATATCCCTCGGTCCGTTCTGATTGACAAAAATGGAAAGATTATCGCCAGGAATATACATGGAGAAAAGCTGAAAGGGAAGTTGAAAGAACTGCTTCCTTGATTCACCATTCCTTGTCGTGTCTTCTGACCGACCAGCAAAGGAAGT
This genomic stretch from Chitinophaga sp. XS-30 harbors:
- a CDS encoding T9SS type A sorting domain-containing protein, whose product is MIRFVSLMVVSLFLYGQAFAQCNVDMDEDEFQPICYTWWGMYATELAPWAIEEPGWSYSWLPTTGLDNPNILHPMANPMTTTTYTLTVTAPGCGTFVGGTSRVEVMPATPAITPAGPVTYTYMDTSLLVLKSNAPYGGWYKNDVLVQGCCNDSLIVTYSTSSNVTDYYRYYSPYSCERWSNIVEVNYIGCGICRVTLHDTPADVSGQKTDKVKAIGELASIKLFPNPASTRLTISCKNPIREVEIINIAGVSVKRMHANGSSPYSFGIEDIPNGYYICSIKLTSGVKQLPFIVKR
- a CDS encoding glutaminyl-peptide cyclotransferase, translating into MIYCIAYNHATGNFYITGKYWNTLCELDLRAGQLSVPIRE
- a CDS encoding TlpA disulfide reductase family protein, whose protein sequence is MIITQKAFFFLPFIVLSLPIHAQEANSYTITAHIEGVPDGTEYFLRKNKEGGGTDTVARGAVVSNRLHITGAVREPELHFLFLKDQKEYFPLLLENDKFSIRGAFTEWPKIKVDGPAHNKEYQEMKAVLNVDLDKAKELKDEIAKYSMNLSDTARLRKLYKERDSVLNHYYEVLLPTVITKYPNNVYSAFLIHKQLKTNASEKLKFFKKLSSIVQQSKYGRELLQETQILVKSEVAGVTNSAPDFSLPALQTGELVSLREFASSNKYTYVDFWASWCKPCRAQFPELKEIYKEYRNKGFNVLGVSIDKDKAAWKKAVKEEGLVWINVSDLKGSKSEVSILYALSYIPRSVLIDKNGKIIARNIHGEKLKGKLKELLP